In Tubulanus polymorphus chromosome 2, tnTubPoly1.2, whole genome shotgun sequence, a single window of DNA contains:
- the LOC141899590 gene encoding transmembrane protein 120B-A-like isoform X2 has protein sequence MDNSKVAGYNEEWLELNKEWENLERAHEEYSKKVVEVTEKQKKCLSGLNHQTYRLKTISDGLKRLYLNIILGQVNVSLLSKEDRFAYKQNYERFKLIMNYIILVFSFVLLTFVNHRWSDAIFHFLLVWYYCTLTIREHILINNGSRIKGWWVTHHFISTLCAGIFLIWPEDEGYILFRTQLMVFSLFLFCVSLLQSFYQQGQLYRLRSLGERHNMDITVEGFHSWMWKGLTFLLPALFLVYFFQLYNAYTLFQLYRNQLIHTEWQVPVLSGIFLILFLGNFLTSLAVVKDKMKQKQKVKHKKEIKRKYSFGTGLYEPNNENTSNKRE, from the exons ATGGATAATTCGAAGGTTGCAGGATACAACGAAGAATGGCTTGAACTCAATAAGGAATGGGAAAACCTAGAA CGAGCACATGAAGAATATTCAAAAAAAGTAGTAGAAGTAACGGAAAAACAGAAAAAGTGTCTTTCTGGCCTCAATCATCAAACGTATCGTTTAAAGACAATATCAGATGGCTTAAAAAG ACTGTATCTTAATATTATCCTGGGACAAGTTAATGTTTCCTTATTGAGCAAAGAGGATAG atttgcgTACAAACAAAACTATGAACGTTTCAAGCTGATAATGAATTATATCATATTggttttttcatttgttctaTTAACATTTGTGAATCATCG ATGGAGTGATGCGATATTCCATTTTCTGTTAGTTTGGTATTATTGTACTTTGACAATCCGTGAacatatattgatcaacaatgggTCAAG GATTAAGGGATGGTGGGTTACTCATCACTTTATTTCCACCCTTTGCGCcggaatatttttgatttg GCCAGAAGATGAAGGTTACATCTTGTTTCGGACTCAGTTGATGGTTTTTTCATTGTTCTTGT TTTGTGTCAGTCTTCTACAATCATTTTACCAACAAGGCCAGTTGTATCGATTacgttcattaggagaacgtCATAATATGGATATTACTGTTG AGGGATTTCATTCATGGATGTGGAAAGGTTTAACATTCCTTTTGCCGGCCCTATTCTTAGTATAT TTCTTCCAACTATACAACGCTTACACATTGTTCCAGTTATACAGAAATCAACTCATCCACACTGAATGGCAG GTTCCAGTTCTCAGTGGTATATTCCTGATCCTATTTCTTGGAAACTTCCTGACTTCATTGGCCGTCGTCAAAGACAAGATGAAACAAAAGCAAAAAGTCAAACATAAGAAGGAAATCAAACGAAAATACAGCTTCGGTACCGGTCTATACGAACCTAACAATGAAAATACGAGCAATAAAAGAGAGTAA
- the LOC141899590 gene encoding transmembrane protein 120B-A-like isoform X1 has translation MDNSKVAGYNEEWLELNKEWENLERAHEEYSKKVVEVTEKQKKCLSGLNHQTYRLKTISDGLKRLSKTESGFDLQKIKLLQQRITDRKLQFRDIRESLPKKNGLYLNIILGQVNVSLLSKEDRFAYKQNYERFKLIMNYIILVFSFVLLTFVNHRWSDAIFHFLLVWYYCTLTIREHILINNGSRIKGWWVTHHFISTLCAGIFLIWPEDEGYILFRTQLMVFSLFLFCVSLLQSFYQQGQLYRLRSLGERHNMDITVEGFHSWMWKGLTFLLPALFLVYFFQLYNAYTLFQLYRNQLIHTEWQVPVLSGIFLILFLGNFLTSLAVVKDKMKQKQKVKHKKEIKRKYSFGTGLYEPNNENTSNKRE, from the exons ATGGATAATTCGAAGGTTGCAGGATACAACGAAGAATGGCTTGAACTCAATAAGGAATGGGAAAACCTAGAA CGAGCACATGAAGAATATTCAAAAAAAGTAGTAGAAGTAACGGAAAAACAGAAAAAGTGTCTTTCTGGCCTCAATCATCAAACGTATCGTTTAAAGACAATATCAGATGGCTTAAAAAG GCTCAGTAAAACAGAATCTGGCTTTGACCTGCAGAAGATAAAATTACTACAACAACGAATTACTGACCGAAAACTACAGTTCAGAGATATTCGTGAAAGTTTACCTAAAAAAAATGG ACTGTATCTTAATATTATCCTGGGACAAGTTAATGTTTCCTTATTGAGCAAAGAGGATAG atttgcgTACAAACAAAACTATGAACGTTTCAAGCTGATAATGAATTATATCATATTggttttttcatttgttctaTTAACATTTGTGAATCATCG ATGGAGTGATGCGATATTCCATTTTCTGTTAGTTTGGTATTATTGTACTTTGACAATCCGTGAacatatattgatcaacaatgggTCAAG GATTAAGGGATGGTGGGTTACTCATCACTTTATTTCCACCCTTTGCGCcggaatatttttgatttg GCCAGAAGATGAAGGTTACATCTTGTTTCGGACTCAGTTGATGGTTTTTTCATTGTTCTTGT TTTGTGTCAGTCTTCTACAATCATTTTACCAACAAGGCCAGTTGTATCGATTacgttcattaggagaacgtCATAATATGGATATTACTGTTG AGGGATTTCATTCATGGATGTGGAAAGGTTTAACATTCCTTTTGCCGGCCCTATTCTTAGTATAT TTCTTCCAACTATACAACGCTTACACATTGTTCCAGTTATACAGAAATCAACTCATCCACACTGAATGGCAG GTTCCAGTTCTCAGTGGTATATTCCTGATCCTATTTCTTGGAAACTTCCTGACTTCATTGGCCGTCGTCAAAGACAAGATGAAACAAAAGCAAAAAGTCAAACATAAGAAGGAAATCAAACGAAAATACAGCTTCGGTACCGGTCTATACGAACCTAACAATGAAAATACGAGCAATAAAAGAGAGTAA
- the LOC141900366 gene encoding mitochondrial sodium/calcium exchanger protein-like isoform X1, protein MSILEKSGILMSGRKNGHTDRRKLRLRGKLAIGVIIASIFLLLTLIKISTRTAFPIEKDAATRSQRSNVRSLLQLEDLVSSDTRPVIDGTTPTQKENECRDFHHLNISDVCAFINATADCLIGDGFINYVKVVYCSFSHLIPLGVITLTIWWLFLFAGLASTADEFFCPNLAVISKTLRLSQNIAGVTFLAFGNGAPDIFSSISAVGNAKDGDAGLAIGALVGAGIFVTTVVAGTISIVCPFTSMERPFLRDIVFYIGAVFWTFYVLYDGDISTAEAVGFICYYVVYVLLVVIGRAVYQYRKKATNSPKPDVPGITEDDLHGWYLMSFIKYQTFYNPLSGRNSPQIFRRSSKKHKVQVESRIDTISERVQDNDIIEDTFTIQAGAPTYGALDDDEVAILPPPIESRPQRAVKGLAKVAEFVSVTSLFGNQANTNDSLLPRDDSSVDLGKLRHSSSFRQFFYSARGSISSLSTYIKKYSNKLRFKRFLKAINPINTEDWSTMNVFWKTLEIFKCPLILALKLTIPLVDYEDTELHKWNKILACLQCFTAPLYCIFATRVALIPINGVFPVWGLVMILCSVFALVVSFTSAFDEIPKYHWVFAYAGFFVSVIWIYSIANEIVNLLQMFGVVFSISNAILGLTLLAWGNSVGDMIANTATARLGFPRMAISACFGGPLFNMLMGIGIPFTIGTIRHNGNFTLKFTLLQLVLICSLAGSLIMSLIAVPLRKFKFSAIYGGLLIAYYIVFLIIAVLVETQVITSSNAIFKQ, encoded by the exons ATGTCCATCCTAGAAAAATCAGGGATATTGATGTCAGGAAGAAAGAATGGTCATACAGATAGGAGGAAACTTCGGTTAAGAGGAAAACTAGCGATTGGAGTCATTATAGCATCTATCTTTCTCCTGTtaacattgataaaaataaGCACTCGGACAGCGTTCCCGATAGAGAAAGATGCAGCTACGAGGAGCCAAAGGTCTAACGTAAGATCTTTGttacaattagaagatttggTATCATCGGATACCAGGCCGGTCATTGATGGAACAACTCCAACACAGAAGGAAAACGAG tgtaGAGATTtccatcatttgaatatcaGCGATGTTTGTGCATTTATAAATGCAACGGCGGATTGTCTAATCGGTGACGGTTTCATCAATTACGTCAAAGTAGTTTACTGTTCATTTAGCCATCTTATTCCACTAGGTGTGATTACTCTG ACGATCTGGTGgttgtttttatttgctgGTCTGGCTTCGACTGCGGATGAATT tTTTTGTCCGAATCTTGCAGTTATTTCCAAAACTCTTCGTCTCAGTCAGAACATAGCT GGAGTGACATTTCTAGCATTTGGAAATGGAGCTCCTGATATATTTTCTTCCATATCTGCGGTTGGTAACGCTAAAGACGGCGACGCTGGGTTGGCTATCGGAGCACTTGTTG GTGCCGGTATATTTGTAACAACAGTCGTAGCTGGAACGATATCAATTGTTTGTCCATTCACGTCAATGGAACGACCTTTTCTCCGGGATATAGTATTCTATATCGGAGCCGTTTTCTGGACGTTCTATGTACTTTATGATGGTGACATATCAACAGCCGAAGCTGTAG gatttatatgttattatgTTGTTTACGTGTTGTTGGTGGTGATAGGACGTGCTGTATATCAATATAGAAAGAAAGCCACAAATTCTCCTAAACCAGACGTACCTGGTATTACCGAAGATGATTTACATGGAT GGTATCTGATGTCGTTTATCAAATACCAGACGTTTTATAACCCGCTTTCCGGGCGAAACTCGCCTCAGATATTCCGACGTTCCTCAAAGAAACACAAAGTGCAGGTCGAATCAAGAATCGACACGATTAGCGAACGAGTTCAGGATAATGATATTATTGAAGATACATTTA CTATACAAGCTGGTGCACCAACTTATGGTGCTCTAGATGATGACGAGGTAGCTATATTACCACCACCTATTGAGTCTAGACCACAGCGGGCTGTAAAAG GACTTGCAAAGGTGGCAGAATTCGTGTCGGTTACCTCCTTATTTGGAAACCAGGCAAACACGAACGATTCTCTGCTACCTCGGGACGACAGCAGCGTCGATCTGGGAAAACTGAGACATTCATCGAGTTTTCGTCAGTTTTTTTACTCGGCTCGTGGTTCTATTTCATCGCTATCCACATACATAAAGAAGTATTCTAACAAGTTAAGATTCAAACGGTTTTTGAAAGCTATCAATCCGATCAACACCGAAGACTGGTCTACTATGAACGTATTCTGGAAAACGCTAGAAATCTTCAAA TGTCCTCTGATACTAGCTTTAAAACTGACTATACCTCTAGTGGATTATGAAGATACAGAATTGCACAAATGGAATAAGATATTAGCGTGCTTACAGTGCTTTACAGCTCCATTATATTGCATTTTTGCTACGAGAG ttGCACTTATACCAATAAACGGCGTGTTTCCCGTTTGGGGTCTAGTGATGATTTTATGTTCCGTTTTTGCATTGGTCGTTTCATTTACTTCAGCATTCGATGAAATACCGAAATATCACTGG GTCTTTGCATACGCAGGATTTTTTGTGTCTGTGATATGGATATATTCAATTGCAAATGAAATCGTTAATCTATTGCAG ATGTTTGGAGTCGTTTTCAGTATAAGTAACGCAATTCTAGGATTGACACTTCTCGCTTGGGGTAACAGTGTTGGAG ATATGATAGCCAACACAGCCACAGCGAGGCTGGGGTTTCCACGAATGGCAATATCAGCATGTTTCGGTGGACCGCTATTCA ATATGTTGATGGGTATAGGCATACCGTTCACAATAGGAACCATTCGTCATAACGGAAACTTCACT TTGAAATTTACGTTGTTACAATTGGTTCTCATCTGTAGCCTAGCCGGAAGTCTCATCATGAGTCTAATCGCTGTTCCGTTGCGAAAGTTTAAATTTTCAGCTATCTACGGAGGACTTTTGATCGCGTATTATATCGTGTTTTTGATTATAGCCGTGTTAGTAGAAACACAAGTGATCACTTCATCTAATGCTATATTCAAACAGTAA
- the LOC141900366 gene encoding mitochondrial sodium/calcium exchanger protein-like isoform X3: MSILEKSGILMSGRKNGHTDRRKLRLRGKLAIGVIIASIFLLLTLIKISTRTAFPIEKDAATRSQRSNVRSLLQLEDLVSSDTRPVIDGTTPTQKENECRDFHHLNISDVCAFINATADCLIGDGFINYVKVVYCSFSHLIPLGVITLTIWWLFLFAGLASTADEFFCPNLAVISKTLRLSQNIAGVTFLAFGNGAPDIFSSISAVGNAKDGDAGLAIGALVGAGIFVTTVVAGTISIVCPFTSMERPFLRDIVFYIGAVFWTFYVLYDGDISTAEAVGFICYYVVYVLLVVIGRAVYQYRKKATNSPKPDVPGITEDDLHGWYLMSFIKYQTFYNPLSGRNSPQIFRRSSKKHKVQVESRIDTISERVQDNDIIEDTFTIQAGAPTYGALDDDEVAILPPPIESRPQRAVKVALIPINGVFPVWGLVMILCSVFALVVSFTSAFDEIPKYHWVFAYAGFFVSVIWIYSIANEIVNLLQMFGVVFSISNAILGLTLLAWGNSVGDMIANTATARLGFPRMAISACFGGPLFNMLMGIGIPFTIGTIRHNGNFTLKFTLLQLVLICSLAGSLIMSLIAVPLRKFKFSAIYGGLLIAYYIVFLIIAVLVETQVITSSNAIFKQ, translated from the exons ATGTCCATCCTAGAAAAATCAGGGATATTGATGTCAGGAAGAAAGAATGGTCATACAGATAGGAGGAAACTTCGGTTAAGAGGAAAACTAGCGATTGGAGTCATTATAGCATCTATCTTTCTCCTGTtaacattgataaaaataaGCACTCGGACAGCGTTCCCGATAGAGAAAGATGCAGCTACGAGGAGCCAAAGGTCTAACGTAAGATCTTTGttacaattagaagatttggTATCATCGGATACCAGGCCGGTCATTGATGGAACAACTCCAACACAGAAGGAAAACGAG tgtaGAGATTtccatcatttgaatatcaGCGATGTTTGTGCATTTATAAATGCAACGGCGGATTGTCTAATCGGTGACGGTTTCATCAATTACGTCAAAGTAGTTTACTGTTCATTTAGCCATCTTATTCCACTAGGTGTGATTACTCTG ACGATCTGGTGgttgtttttatttgctgGTCTGGCTTCGACTGCGGATGAATT tTTTTGTCCGAATCTTGCAGTTATTTCCAAAACTCTTCGTCTCAGTCAGAACATAGCT GGAGTGACATTTCTAGCATTTGGAAATGGAGCTCCTGATATATTTTCTTCCATATCTGCGGTTGGTAACGCTAAAGACGGCGACGCTGGGTTGGCTATCGGAGCACTTGTTG GTGCCGGTATATTTGTAACAACAGTCGTAGCTGGAACGATATCAATTGTTTGTCCATTCACGTCAATGGAACGACCTTTTCTCCGGGATATAGTATTCTATATCGGAGCCGTTTTCTGGACGTTCTATGTACTTTATGATGGTGACATATCAACAGCCGAAGCTGTAG gatttatatgttattatgTTGTTTACGTGTTGTTGGTGGTGATAGGACGTGCTGTATATCAATATAGAAAGAAAGCCACAAATTCTCCTAAACCAGACGTACCTGGTATTACCGAAGATGATTTACATGGAT GGTATCTGATGTCGTTTATCAAATACCAGACGTTTTATAACCCGCTTTCCGGGCGAAACTCGCCTCAGATATTCCGACGTTCCTCAAAGAAACACAAAGTGCAGGTCGAATCAAGAATCGACACGATTAGCGAACGAGTTCAGGATAATGATATTATTGAAGATACATTTA CTATACAAGCTGGTGCACCAACTTATGGTGCTCTAGATGATGACGAGGTAGCTATATTACCACCACCTATTGAGTCTAGACCACAGCGGGCTGTAAAAG ttGCACTTATACCAATAAACGGCGTGTTTCCCGTTTGGGGTCTAGTGATGATTTTATGTTCCGTTTTTGCATTGGTCGTTTCATTTACTTCAGCATTCGATGAAATACCGAAATATCACTGG GTCTTTGCATACGCAGGATTTTTTGTGTCTGTGATATGGATATATTCAATTGCAAATGAAATCGTTAATCTATTGCAG ATGTTTGGAGTCGTTTTCAGTATAAGTAACGCAATTCTAGGATTGACACTTCTCGCTTGGGGTAACAGTGTTGGAG ATATGATAGCCAACACAGCCACAGCGAGGCTGGGGTTTCCACGAATGGCAATATCAGCATGTTTCGGTGGACCGCTATTCA ATATGTTGATGGGTATAGGCATACCGTTCACAATAGGAACCATTCGTCATAACGGAAACTTCACT TTGAAATTTACGTTGTTACAATTGGTTCTCATCTGTAGCCTAGCCGGAAGTCTCATCATGAGTCTAATCGCTGTTCCGTTGCGAAAGTTTAAATTTTCAGCTATCTACGGAGGACTTTTGATCGCGTATTATATCGTGTTTTTGATTATAGCCGTGTTAGTAGAAACACAAGTGATCACTTCATCTAATGCTATATTCAAACAGTAA
- the LOC141900366 gene encoding mitochondrial sodium/calcium exchanger protein-like isoform X2 — protein sequence MSILEKSGILMSGRKNGHTDRRKLRLRGKLAIGVIIASIFLLLTLIKISTRTAFPIEKDAATRSQRSNVRSLLQLEDLVSSDTRPVIDGTTPTQKENECRDFHHLNISDVCAFINATADCLIGDGFINYVKVVYCSFSHLIPLGVITLTIWWLFLFAGLASTADEFFCPNLAVISKTLRLSQNIAGVTFLAFGNGAPDIFSSISAVGNAKDGDAGLAIGALVGAGIFVTTVVAGTISIVCPFTSMERPFLRDIVFYIGAVFWTFYVLYDGDISTAEAVGFICYYVVYVLLVVIGRAVYQYRKKATNSPKPDVPGITEDDLHGSIQAGAPTYGALDDDEVAILPPPIESRPQRAVKGLAKVAEFVSVTSLFGNQANTNDSLLPRDDSSVDLGKLRHSSSFRQFFYSARGSISSLSTYIKKYSNKLRFKRFLKAINPINTEDWSTMNVFWKTLEIFKCPLILALKLTIPLVDYEDTELHKWNKILACLQCFTAPLYCIFATRVALIPINGVFPVWGLVMILCSVFALVVSFTSAFDEIPKYHWVFAYAGFFVSVIWIYSIANEIVNLLQMFGVVFSISNAILGLTLLAWGNSVGDMIANTATARLGFPRMAISACFGGPLFNMLMGIGIPFTIGTIRHNGNFTLKFTLLQLVLICSLAGSLIMSLIAVPLRKFKFSAIYGGLLIAYYIVFLIIAVLVETQVITSSNAIFKQ from the exons ATGTCCATCCTAGAAAAATCAGGGATATTGATGTCAGGAAGAAAGAATGGTCATACAGATAGGAGGAAACTTCGGTTAAGAGGAAAACTAGCGATTGGAGTCATTATAGCATCTATCTTTCTCCTGTtaacattgataaaaataaGCACTCGGACAGCGTTCCCGATAGAGAAAGATGCAGCTACGAGGAGCCAAAGGTCTAACGTAAGATCTTTGttacaattagaagatttggTATCATCGGATACCAGGCCGGTCATTGATGGAACAACTCCAACACAGAAGGAAAACGAG tgtaGAGATTtccatcatttgaatatcaGCGATGTTTGTGCATTTATAAATGCAACGGCGGATTGTCTAATCGGTGACGGTTTCATCAATTACGTCAAAGTAGTTTACTGTTCATTTAGCCATCTTATTCCACTAGGTGTGATTACTCTG ACGATCTGGTGgttgtttttatttgctgGTCTGGCTTCGACTGCGGATGAATT tTTTTGTCCGAATCTTGCAGTTATTTCCAAAACTCTTCGTCTCAGTCAGAACATAGCT GGAGTGACATTTCTAGCATTTGGAAATGGAGCTCCTGATATATTTTCTTCCATATCTGCGGTTGGTAACGCTAAAGACGGCGACGCTGGGTTGGCTATCGGAGCACTTGTTG GTGCCGGTATATTTGTAACAACAGTCGTAGCTGGAACGATATCAATTGTTTGTCCATTCACGTCAATGGAACGACCTTTTCTCCGGGATATAGTATTCTATATCGGAGCCGTTTTCTGGACGTTCTATGTACTTTATGATGGTGACATATCAACAGCCGAAGCTGTAG gatttatatgttattatgTTGTTTACGTGTTGTTGGTGGTGATAGGACGTGCTGTATATCAATATAGAAAGAAAGCCACAAATTCTCCTAAACCAGACGTACCTGGTATTACCGAAGATGATTTACATGGAT CTATACAAGCTGGTGCACCAACTTATGGTGCTCTAGATGATGACGAGGTAGCTATATTACCACCACCTATTGAGTCTAGACCACAGCGGGCTGTAAAAG GACTTGCAAAGGTGGCAGAATTCGTGTCGGTTACCTCCTTATTTGGAAACCAGGCAAACACGAACGATTCTCTGCTACCTCGGGACGACAGCAGCGTCGATCTGGGAAAACTGAGACATTCATCGAGTTTTCGTCAGTTTTTTTACTCGGCTCGTGGTTCTATTTCATCGCTATCCACATACATAAAGAAGTATTCTAACAAGTTAAGATTCAAACGGTTTTTGAAAGCTATCAATCCGATCAACACCGAAGACTGGTCTACTATGAACGTATTCTGGAAAACGCTAGAAATCTTCAAA TGTCCTCTGATACTAGCTTTAAAACTGACTATACCTCTAGTGGATTATGAAGATACAGAATTGCACAAATGGAATAAGATATTAGCGTGCTTACAGTGCTTTACAGCTCCATTATATTGCATTTTTGCTACGAGAG ttGCACTTATACCAATAAACGGCGTGTTTCCCGTTTGGGGTCTAGTGATGATTTTATGTTCCGTTTTTGCATTGGTCGTTTCATTTACTTCAGCATTCGATGAAATACCGAAATATCACTGG GTCTTTGCATACGCAGGATTTTTTGTGTCTGTGATATGGATATATTCAATTGCAAATGAAATCGTTAATCTATTGCAG ATGTTTGGAGTCGTTTTCAGTATAAGTAACGCAATTCTAGGATTGACACTTCTCGCTTGGGGTAACAGTGTTGGAG ATATGATAGCCAACACAGCCACAGCGAGGCTGGGGTTTCCACGAATGGCAATATCAGCATGTTTCGGTGGACCGCTATTCA ATATGTTGATGGGTATAGGCATACCGTTCACAATAGGAACCATTCGTCATAACGGAAACTTCACT TTGAAATTTACGTTGTTACAATTGGTTCTCATCTGTAGCCTAGCCGGAAGTCTCATCATGAGTCTAATCGCTGTTCCGTTGCGAAAGTTTAAATTTTCAGCTATCTACGGAGGACTTTTGATCGCGTATTATATCGTGTTTTTGATTATAGCCGTGTTAGTAGAAACACAAGTGATCACTTCATCTAATGCTATATTCAAACAGTAA
- the LOC141900366 gene encoding mitochondrial sodium/calcium exchanger protein-like isoform X4, giving the protein MSILEKSGILMSGRKNGHTDRRKLRLRGKLAIGVIIASIFLLLTLIKISTRTAFPIEKDAATRSQRSNVRSLLQLEDLVSSDTRPVIDGTTPTQKENECRDFHHLNISDVCAFINATADCLIGDGFINYVKVVYCSFSHLIPLGVITLTIWWLFLFAGLASTADEFFCPNLAVISKTLRLSQNIAGVTFLAFGNGAPDIFSSISAVGNAKDGDAGLAIGALVGAGIFVTTVVAGTISIVCPFTSMERPFLRDIVFYIGAVFWTFYVLYDGDISTAEAVGFICYYVVYVLLVVIGRAVYQYRKKATNSPKPDVPGITEDDLHGSIQAGAPTYGALDDDEVAILPPPIESRPQRAVKVALIPINGVFPVWGLVMILCSVFALVVSFTSAFDEIPKYHWVFAYAGFFVSVIWIYSIANEIVNLLQMFGVVFSISNAILGLTLLAWGNSVGDMIANTATARLGFPRMAISACFGGPLFNMLMGIGIPFTIGTIRHNGNFTLKFTLLQLVLICSLAGSLIMSLIAVPLRKFKFSAIYGGLLIAYYIVFLIIAVLVETQVITSSNAIFKQ; this is encoded by the exons ATGTCCATCCTAGAAAAATCAGGGATATTGATGTCAGGAAGAAAGAATGGTCATACAGATAGGAGGAAACTTCGGTTAAGAGGAAAACTAGCGATTGGAGTCATTATAGCATCTATCTTTCTCCTGTtaacattgataaaaataaGCACTCGGACAGCGTTCCCGATAGAGAAAGATGCAGCTACGAGGAGCCAAAGGTCTAACGTAAGATCTTTGttacaattagaagatttggTATCATCGGATACCAGGCCGGTCATTGATGGAACAACTCCAACACAGAAGGAAAACGAG tgtaGAGATTtccatcatttgaatatcaGCGATGTTTGTGCATTTATAAATGCAACGGCGGATTGTCTAATCGGTGACGGTTTCATCAATTACGTCAAAGTAGTTTACTGTTCATTTAGCCATCTTATTCCACTAGGTGTGATTACTCTG ACGATCTGGTGgttgtttttatttgctgGTCTGGCTTCGACTGCGGATGAATT tTTTTGTCCGAATCTTGCAGTTATTTCCAAAACTCTTCGTCTCAGTCAGAACATAGCT GGAGTGACATTTCTAGCATTTGGAAATGGAGCTCCTGATATATTTTCTTCCATATCTGCGGTTGGTAACGCTAAAGACGGCGACGCTGGGTTGGCTATCGGAGCACTTGTTG GTGCCGGTATATTTGTAACAACAGTCGTAGCTGGAACGATATCAATTGTTTGTCCATTCACGTCAATGGAACGACCTTTTCTCCGGGATATAGTATTCTATATCGGAGCCGTTTTCTGGACGTTCTATGTACTTTATGATGGTGACATATCAACAGCCGAAGCTGTAG gatttatatgttattatgTTGTTTACGTGTTGTTGGTGGTGATAGGACGTGCTGTATATCAATATAGAAAGAAAGCCACAAATTCTCCTAAACCAGACGTACCTGGTATTACCGAAGATGATTTACATGGAT CTATACAAGCTGGTGCACCAACTTATGGTGCTCTAGATGATGACGAGGTAGCTATATTACCACCACCTATTGAGTCTAGACCACAGCGGGCTGTAAAAG ttGCACTTATACCAATAAACGGCGTGTTTCCCGTTTGGGGTCTAGTGATGATTTTATGTTCCGTTTTTGCATTGGTCGTTTCATTTACTTCAGCATTCGATGAAATACCGAAATATCACTGG GTCTTTGCATACGCAGGATTTTTTGTGTCTGTGATATGGATATATTCAATTGCAAATGAAATCGTTAATCTATTGCAG ATGTTTGGAGTCGTTTTCAGTATAAGTAACGCAATTCTAGGATTGACACTTCTCGCTTGGGGTAACAGTGTTGGAG ATATGATAGCCAACACAGCCACAGCGAGGCTGGGGTTTCCACGAATGGCAATATCAGCATGTTTCGGTGGACCGCTATTCA ATATGTTGATGGGTATAGGCATACCGTTCACAATAGGAACCATTCGTCATAACGGAAACTTCACT TTGAAATTTACGTTGTTACAATTGGTTCTCATCTGTAGCCTAGCCGGAAGTCTCATCATGAGTCTAATCGCTGTTCCGTTGCGAAAGTTTAAATTTTCAGCTATCTACGGAGGACTTTTGATCGCGTATTATATCGTGTTTTTGATTATAGCCGTGTTAGTAGAAACACAAGTGATCACTTCATCTAATGCTATATTCAAACAGTAA